GTTCAAGCACCCGTGCGCGCGCAGCATCTACTTGTATCCGTTCCTCGCGCAACATTTCCTCTTGAATACCTGGCGAACCACTTTCTAAAATTAAGCCTGACAAGTCTGAAGTATGATGACAGGCATAATAGAGGGCTACACGTGCCCCCATCGAATACCCATGTAATATGGTATGTTTTTCTTTTAGAGTGTTTACAACTTTATGAAGTTGATGAGAAATCCACTCAAAATCCCATATTTGTTCCATGCTTGAACTGTCTTGACCATGTCCTGGCAAATCGATTGTCACAACTTTCATCGTTTCTGATAAACGGTCAATATGCTGCTCAAACGTACTGCTATCACTAATGAATCCATGTAATAATATTAATACAGTTTCAGACGGCTTTTTTGCATCATATAAATTATAATGTAACATTGACGACCTCACTCAACTGTTCATATAGCGTTTGATGTGCTTCATAGTTATGATCTCGATTTGTTATAATTTCATACAGCGTTGCCGACATCGTATTTAATTCTGCGTAGTCAAACGTTTGCACATCTGTAAAGCGTTTATATCCAAGTTGATATAATTGTGCAACATGCTCAAAATCAAGACCCGTTGGCGTCCCAAACAGACGTTCAAAGTGTGGTGCTGCAGAGGATTTTTGAGGTAAATATGAAAAGATACCGCCCCCATCATTATTCACTAAAATAATATTCATTTGAATATCATTTAATTTTGACATCAATAAGCCATTCATATCATGGTAAAATGCAATGTCACCAATTAAAAGTGTCACTTTTTTATGCACAGCCATACCAAGGGCAGTGGAGACGACACCATCAATACCATTTGCTCCTCGATTTGCATAGATGCTAAAATCCCGTTCATAATACAGATTATCGATATCACGAATTGGCATACTATTACTCACAAACAAATGGTCGCTCGCATCAAGTTTATCAAGTAACTTTGAAACAAATCCGGCTTCATCACGGGCTTGTTTTTGATGATACGTGATTTTTTCCCGCGCCTGTGATTCCATTTGTTGCCAATGTTTTAACCAAACTTTTCGATATGAACTTTCTAAACAACCGAGTGATCTGAAGAAATCATTTGCTGACATTTCATAATAATAGTCTGGCATTTTAGGAAACGCTTCTATATCTTTACTATTCTGAATTAAAATTTGTGTAGCATTCGTATGTTTTAACCACTGGTTCAACTTTTTAGACACCACTGGTTTTCCTACTCTAATCACAAAATCCGCTTCTATTTCAAGACCGGAACGTAGTAATAAATCATACGTAGCAATCACATTCGGATGCTTTGTTCGGCGTATAGGATTTAATGGGTCTGCTAAAATTGGCAAATCATATTCCGTTGAAAATGTGAGTAGCTGTGACACATCTTGATGTTGCATATCCCCAACAATAATGAGCCCTTTCACTTGTTTCAGTGTATCGGCAATTGGCATGGGGTCAATGTTTTTTTGATATTTAGGTAACGTATACGTATGTGTCGTTAATAAATCTGTCCGTGACCAATCAGGCGTTAACGGTTCCCTAAATGGTAAATTAAAATGCACAGGACCTTGATGTGGACCTACAAAGTATTGACTTGCTTTTTGAAGCTGATATCGATTGGCTTCTAATGTATGTTTTGTCCCATCTGCAATAGGCATATCAAACTGGAAGCGCACATAATTTTCAAACATATTGACTTGATTGATTGCTTGAGGTGCACCAACTTCTCGTAGCTCATGCGGACGATCACTCGTTAGCACTACGAGTGGTAGGCGACTAATATGACTTTCTGCTACTGCTGGTACATAATTAGCTGCTGCAGTACCTGACGTACACACTAACGCAACAGGTCGGTTGCTTCCTTTAATTAATCCTAGCGCAAAGAATGCCGCACTACGTTCATCAGGATGTACCCAAGTTGTGATTTCGGAATGGCATTCACATGCGATTGCAAGGGGCGTAGAACGTGATCCTGGACTAATAACTACTTCTCTTACACCATATGCATAAAGTTCTGATATAAAATGAAACACTTGTTCAGTTAAATGTTGTTGCGCATGCGTCAACTTAGTTCACCCCTAAAGCGTCCATCATTGGACTAAATTTCAAAGCTGTTTCAGCCACTTCTGCTTTTGCATTTGATTCTTTAACAATGCCAGCACCAGCAAAAAGAAGTGCTGTATTGTCATTAATTAACATAGAACGTATAGCGACGATAAATTCACTATCATCATACATATCAATCATACCTACTGGTGCCCCATACAAGCCTCTTGCATTGAATTCATGTGCATCTATATATTGAACTGCTTGCGCTTTAGGATAGCCCCCTAATGCAGGTGTTGGATGCATCACATCAATAAGTTCAATATAATTTGGTGTCGCTAATGGACCACTTATTTCAGTATACAAATGATATAAATGATCATTTTTAAGGATGTTTGGCGTCGCATGATAATGTACATCGTTAACGAATGGTTTGATATCTTCAAGTATACTTTCAACAACGATGTGGTGTTCAACTAAATTTTTAGCATCTTGTAAAAACGCTTCTACTTGTGCTTGATCTTGCTCAGTATTTAATGTTCTTTTGATTGTTCCTGCTACTGCTTTAGTTGAAAGCATATTATTTTGAACTTTAAATAATTGTTCAGGCGTTTGAGAAATGAAACAATCATTGCCCGACTCTATTAAAAATAGATAACTATTTTTTTCGTTTTTTAAAGCTCGGTCTAACACAGTGGCAATATCAATCGTTGTATTGAATTTTATTTCTCGTCGTCGTGATAATACAATCTTTTCATCTGACTTTAATTGTTGAATCGTTTTGTCAACTAAACGCTCCCACGCATCAATATCTAAATCTTGTTGTGCACATACATGCATTTCATGTTCTTCAAGTATATGCGACGTTCTATCAATATGACTTAAATATGTGTAAATATCTTTAAATTCTTGAAATGAAAAATCTGTTTTTCGTATTGTATATGTTAAGTACGTGGCACCCTCAATATGAGAAATTAATATCTCTGGTAAGATAAAATGATTCATATCAAATTGTTGCCATTCTGAACTCGTTCGTTCGGTAGAAAATTGAAAACCGCCATATATACGCAAATGATGTTTGGGCGTGGATGGATGAATCAATGCGATATCTTCTTTAAAACGATTCCATTCTTTAAAAATTGACCGCTTACTTTTATTATTATTTTTAAATTCTTTCGCAACGCGACATCCAAAAAAAGCTGTTTCATTATCATTAAGCCGAAAATAAAAGCGGTTACCCGCTTCCTGATTGGTTTTTCTAAATAATGTTACTGGATCCAATGTATGTGGCAAGCGCACCTCTATAGAAATCCAAGTTTTAGATGTATTCGCTATTGCGTCAATGATTTCCTGCTCACCAACGTCAACAGTCATCTGTTTCTCACTTCTTTCTCATAATCATAATCCCATTAACATTTATTTTAACATTTTTTAATGTTAAATGTGAGAGACATTGCTTAAATCATAGAGTTTGTTATTGATTTCATTTCTAAACTTTTCTATACTGATTTTGTATTACTAATATAAATAATCGAGGTTTTGATCTATATGGTGAATCAATTTCAGCAACATTCAACCTTTCATAAGTATTGGCAATTAATGCGACCTCACACTTTAACTGCTGCCATTGTTCCAGTTTTAGTTGGTACAGCCATCGCAAAAATCTTCCAACTTGGTAGTGAAGATCACATCAATATGGGGTTGTTTATCGCAATGTTGCTCGCTTGTCTTTTAATTCAGGCGGCAACGAATATGTTTAATGAGTATTATGATTATAAAAAAGGCCTTGATGACCATGAATCCGTGGGAATTGGTGGTGCTATCGTACGTCACGGTATGACACCTAAATCCATTTTTAATTTGGCTATCGCATTTTATGTTGTCGCTACTGTATTAGGGTTGTTTATCGCGGCACAAACTTCTTTTTGGCTCATTCCTGTGGGCTTATTATGTATGGCGATTGGCTATTTATATACTGGGGGGCCGTTCCCGATTTCTTGGACACCTTTAGGAGAAATTTTCTCAGGTATTTTTATGGGCATGTTCATTATTTTAATTGCTTTCTTTATTCAAGCCGGACATGTCAATAGCACCGTCGTTTGGATGAGTATTCCAATAGTCATTACTATTGGTTTAATTAACATGGCAAATAACATTCGTGATCGCGTGAAAGACAAACGAAGCGGACGCCGAACGTTACCGATTCTGTTAGGCAAGCGATTGTCCTTAATCGTTTTAGCAGCCATGTATGTCCTCGCCTATGTCTGGGTCATTTACACAGTATTTTTCGTTCCAGGTGGTTCAATTTTCTTTTTACTTGTTCTATTAAGTTTTCCGTGGCCTGTAAAAGTGTACCGCCGTTTTAAAAAGAATGACACACCAGAAAC
The sequence above is a segment of the Staphylococcus hyicus genome. Coding sequences within it:
- a CDS encoding isochorismate synthase, which translates into the protein MTVDVGEQEIIDAIANTSKTWISIEVRLPHTLDPVTLFRKTNQEAGNRFYFRLNDNETAFFGCRVAKEFKNNNKSKRSIFKEWNRFKEDIALIHPSTPKHHLRIYGGFQFSTERTSSEWQQFDMNHFILPEILISHIEGATYLTYTIRKTDFSFQEFKDIYTYLSHIDRTSHILEEHEMHVCAQQDLDIDAWERLVDKTIQQLKSDEKIVLSRRREIKFNTTIDIATVLDRALKNEKNSYLFLIESGNDCFISQTPEQLFKVQNNMLSTKAVAGTIKRTLNTEQDQAQVEAFLQDAKNLVEHHIVVESILEDIKPFVNDVHYHATPNILKNDHLYHLYTEISGPLATPNYIELIDVMHPTPALGGYPKAQAVQYIDAHEFNARGLYGAPVGMIDMYDDSEFIVAIRSMLINDNTALLFAGAGIVKESNAKAEVAETALKFSPMMDALGVN
- a CDS encoding 1,4-dihydroxy-2-naphthoate polyprenyltransferase, with the protein product MVNQFQQHSTFHKYWQLMRPHTLTAAIVPVLVGTAIAKIFQLGSEDHINMGLFIAMLLACLLIQAATNMFNEYYDYKKGLDDHESVGIGGAIVRHGMTPKSIFNLAIAFYVVATVLGLFIAAQTSFWLIPVGLLCMAIGYLYTGGPFPISWTPLGEIFSGIFMGMFIILIAFFIQAGHVNSTVVWMSIPIVITIGLINMANNIRDRVKDKRSGRRTLPILLGKRLSLIVLAAMYVLAYVWVIYTVFFVPGGSIFFLLVLLSFPWPVKVYRRFKKNDTPETMMPAMIAAGKTNTFFGLLYALGIYISALLGNI
- the menD gene encoding 2-succinyl-5-enolpyruvyl-6-hydroxy-3-cyclohexene-1-carboxylic-acid synthase, coding for MTHAQQHLTEQVFHFISELYAYGVREVVISPGSRSTPLAIACECHSEITTWVHPDERSAAFFALGLIKGSNRPVALVCTSGTAAANYVPAVAESHISRLPLVVLTSDRPHELREVGAPQAINQVNMFENYVRFQFDMPIADGTKHTLEANRYQLQKASQYFVGPHQGPVHFNLPFREPLTPDWSRTDLLTTHTYTLPKYQKNIDPMPIADTLKQVKGLIIVGDMQHQDVSQLLTFSTEYDLPILADPLNPIRRTKHPNVIATYDLLLRSGLEIEADFVIRVGKPVVSKKLNQWLKHTNATQILIQNSKDIEAFPKMPDYYYEMSANDFFRSLGCLESSYRKVWLKHWQQMESQAREKITYHQKQARDEAGFVSKLLDKLDASDHLFVSNSMPIRDIDNLYYERDFSIYANRGANGIDGVVSTALGMAVHKKVTLLIGDIAFYHDMNGLLMSKLNDIQMNIILVNNDGGGIFSYLPQKSSAAPHFERLFGTPTGLDFEHVAQLYQLGYKRFTDVQTFDYAELNTMSATLYEIITNRDHNYEAHQTLYEQLSEVVNVTL